The Streptomyces achromogenes DNA segment GCCTCCGGCCGGCCGAGGTCCTCCAGGTAGGAGCCCTCGGTGCTGATGTCCTGGATCTGGAAGGCGTCAAGGACCAGGCCCTGCCCCGACAGACTGGCCTCCGCCTCCTCGGCGACCTGGCCGGCGAACGCGGCTCGGTCGCGGATGATGTCCTCCACCGACATCCGGCCGACGATGGCACGCAGTGCACCGGAGAGCACTTCCTGGGTGAAGCCGACGATGCCGTCCTGCTGCATCAAAAATCGCTGGGCAGCGGCGCGGATGGAATCCTCGCTGCCGCCGACCTTGACGATGGCGACACCCTCCAGGTGGGCCTTGACACCGCGCAGGGTGACCGCGCCGCGCACCGCCACCGGGATGTGCCGCGAGGACAGGTCGAGGGTGAACTTCTGCTGCACGAACGGCACGACGAACACCCCGCCGCCGACCACGACCTTCTGCCCGCTGTTGTCGGTGAACACCCGGCCGGTCTCCGGATCGGTGGACTGCTTGCCGCGCCGCCCGGTAACGATGAACGCCTCACTGGGACCGGCCACCTTGTAGCGGGTGACGACGACCAGCGCGAGCAGGACGAGGAGTACGACGACTCCTATGACGGCGACAGCGACTGAACTCATGGTGTTATCCCCTCAGCCCTCCCAGGGGACGGCAGATCGATACGGGTTCGTGTGCGGAAGCGGGCAACGCCCGCGGTGCGACGACAACGGTGGTGGTGCGGTGCGGTCAGCGCACGGGTCGTACGGACACCGCTGTCTGGGACAGCGTCCCCTCCACCCAGACCTCGGCCCCTTGGGCCACCGGTGCGGGACTCTTCGCGGAGAGTTTCACCGGCTGCCCGGCGAGATGGACCAGCACCTCGCCGTAGCCGTCGGCCGGAATCGCCGTCACCACGGACCCCGGCGCGCCGATCAGATCCTCGTCGCGTGGAGCCGCACCGGAGTCGTCGCGCAGGAGCATCCGGCTGAGGCGGTATGCGAGCCAGCCAGTGACGAGCCCGGCCGGCACGCCGATCGCGGTCGCACCGACGGCGCCCACTCCCGTGGCACCCATAGCGATCGCACCGGAGAAGCCGAGCATGGAGACGAATCCGGCGATGACCGGCAGCGACAGCAGCCCGTCGAAGAGACCGTCCAGCACGCCGACGCCGTCGAAGAGGCGTTCGAGGACGCCGTCGAAGACGAGGGACAGCACGAGGAGCACCACTCCGACGATGCCGAGACCCAGAAACCAGCCCATCCGACCGCACCGCCTCTCCCCTGTGTCACGTGCCGGTGGATGCATGCTCACACGTCGGGGGTAGTCCTGGCATTGCCTGTCCCCGGCAATCTTTACGCGCTATTGATGCCGGACTCTGCACCGCCGACACCTTCACGAGCGGGCTGAACGACGCCAGGCTCGGTGACGGTTTTCGGGGACTGGTCGCCAAAGAGCGAAGTAGGCTGCCACAAGCTCACGGCGGCTGCGCCTCGCCTGCCTTACTTCAAGAATCAAGTAAGTTTCACCAGACCCACACAAGGGCCGAGGTGTCTGCGTTATGCTCCGCCTGGCCTCGTCGCCCCCCGTCGGCGAGGCCGATCCGGCTTCCTGCCCGCGGCCTTCTCGCCGGGCGGAGCCGTCCCCCGCCCCGCCGCCCTTCTCCGGGCGGCGGGGCGCCGTGTGGTCTTGACTGGTCCGGCTGCCGACCGCGGCTCTTCGCACGGTTGCCGGTCAGAGTTGCGGCGCGGAGCCCATCTCCGCGCTGAAGACCACCGGTTCGCTGTCGAACCCCCGAACCATCTCGCGGAACTCCCACGTTCCGGAGGCGTCCTTGATGAACTCCGCGACGGTCCCGGCGGTGGATCCGGCGATCTGCGTGAAGTCGTCCTTCAGCAGTTCCGTGTACCCCTCGACCACCAGCACTCCGGCGTTGGACAGGTCGCCGAAAGCCTTGGAGCCGGTGTTCTGGTGGATCGCCACCCCCACGACCACCCGTGCGAAGGAAGGGGCGAGGCGGTCGAGTTCCAGAGTCATCGCTTCGACGTAGCCGAAGCCCTGACCGGTTTGGCTGTGCCGGCTCATGTTGATGGTGCCGTCCGGTGAGCGGCTGTCGAAGTGGACGACGTACACCGGCCGCCCGTAGGGGGCGTCCTCCGAGTAGGTCGCGGCGATGATGTCGAGATGATGAGGCGGCTGATCAAAGGGACTCGGGTCCCACTTGAGCCGCACCTCGACCTTCCCCAGCCCCTTACTGCCGCTGCTCACCGGTTTGCTTCCTCTCCCGCTGTCACGCCACCACGGGATGGTCCCCGCATGTTCAAGTATGTCTCGAAGTAACCCTGTTGAAGCCTGCGCGGGGGCAGGCTGCTCGCTGATTCGATGCGCTGTCTGGGGCCTTGTCGGCGGACTTGCCGCACAGATCGGCCTGGGCCTACCCGTCTCGACGTTCTGGGGTGCCAGGTTCCGATCCGCCGCCTACGCGTGGTCGGCGTGGGCGCGGGAGACCCGCGCAGATCCACGGCTCGTTGACAGCGAAGATCCTGGGCGGGCGGACGGTGCCGAGGCCGCCAACGGCCTGCCGGAACACCTCGGAGCACTGAACCGGGCGACGCACGGCCGTCTGGAAGATCAGCGCAGGGGACCTCGCGGGAAGCCGAGCGGGACGGTTGTTTCCCCACCGTCAACCGTGAAGGGGCCGGGGTCAGCCGTGGCCCGGCATCGTGCCGCACGCGACGGCACGTCAGGGCTGCGGGGACGACAGGGCCCAGGACGAGGTGAATGCCGTGGCGCCGATGAGGGCGAATGACACGGTGGCGACGAGGCTGCCGTTGGTCAGTACGAGGCCCGGGACCGTGGCGATGACAGCGCCCAGGACGGCGGCGTGAGCGCCCGGCCGCCACCAGGGCTGCGCGGACGGAGGCTCAGTGCCGTCCAGGATGAAGGAGTCACGCAGATCGGCACGGACGCCATCGCGGTCACCGAGGAGTAGGTGGCGCGGAGGGCGCCGGTGCAGGCGCCCCAGCGGCACCAGCCGTGTGCCGTCGGGCAGCTCCGCAACCACGGCAGCGCGGCCTCGGATTCCGGGATGCGCGCTCACCATGAGGGGTTCGGCCGACCCTTGGCCGAGGACGGCATGCCACATGACCCGTTGCCAGGCGACCGGCAGGCCGGGCTGGTCGGTCTCGGCCAGGACGAGCCAGGTGGTGTCCGACAACCACCCTGCGGCACCTATGCGTTCGCCGCATCGCACGGTGGCGCTCATGGGGCGCCCCGGCCGTCGTGCCGTCCAACAAAAGCGCAGGCCGCGCCGCGCCCAGACTCCGCACACAGCCGCCGCCGCGACACCGGCGAGACCGACCGGGACGAGCAGGTCGTCCTCGGTCGCGGTCTCATCCGGGTCAGCCGGGAAGCCACGAGGACGGGTCCGGCGGGGGTCGTAGGCGATGGGGAAGGAGCGGCCCTTCGTGTAGCGGTGGGTGTCGTAGATGCCGAAGCGCTGCACGTGCTCGTGGCCGGCCTGGTCGGTCCACCGCACGCGGATGTCCTCCTCGTCGCCGATGTCGTCCTCGATGACCCGGCCGACGGCACGCGCCGTGGCCCGGTCGCGGGCGCTGTCGTACCGGTGGGCGTGCACGCCCAGCCAGGTGGTGAGCAGGGCGAACCCCGTCAGCGTGCCGACCACGCCCAGGAGGGCGACGCGCAGGGCGGGACCAGGGCGTCTCATAGCAGAACCTCTTGTGTGCCGATGGTTTCCAGGAGGGCTCGCACGGGCTCTGGGTCTGAGCTGTCCACGGCGACGGCAAGCAACTCGTGGACATCGAGCACGCGCCCGTCCTGCGCGGTGAACACGGTGCTCATCCACGGGCTGGCGTAATCCCAGCCTGCCCCTCGCAGCAGGGCGACCAGGGCTGTGCCCATGGCTGCGACCAGCACGTCGCGAGCGGCAGGGGGGCGCTCGGCGGCAGGCACCCACCGCAGAGCGGGCTCGAGCCGACGGGCCAGACGGGGCCACCTGCCGTCGCGAACAGCTTCGAGCGCGGCGGACAGTGCCTGGACGGGCGTCTCGCAGCGGGTTGCGGTCAACAGCGCGAGCTCGTCCCCGCCATCGAGCCGGACGTGGAGTTGGCCCATGTCGCGATCGAGCAGGCGCACTGGCTCCGGTGGCTCGTACCGGTGCCCGCGGCGCGGTGGGCGCTTGGTGCCCCGGGGGACTTTGTCCTTCGTACCGCCGTGACCGCCCGGACCATCCAGGCCGGCCAGCTGGCGAACGCACCACTGCTCGATCGCCGCCGCCGCGTGGAGCGTGAGCGGTTCGTTCTCCCAGGAGCGGGAGCCCTCCGCGGGCGGCAGGGCGGCCACCCGCTGACCGAGAGGCGGGTGACCGGCCGCGTGGTACGGGTCGAGGGCCTCCTGCTCGGCCACGACGCCGGCGGAGCGGCGCCGGACGAACGGGTCCCGCAGCACGGCGTCGAACGCGTCGTAGAAGTCCTCCGGATACGTATGCTCCTCGGCCAGTTCCGCTAGCCACCTCTCACCGATCCCGTCGAACGTGGCGACGGAGGCGTGCAGCAGTTCCAGGGCCTCGGTGGTGTTGTCGGAACCCGCGACGCGGGCGGCGTCGGCGTCGGCGGCCAACTCCGCCTGCCAGACTCGCTGCTGGGAGGCCCGCAGCAGCGGTCTGGCCAGCGGCGTGAGCGGACGGAAGCGGCCCTGGCCTTCCAGGCGCTGGGCGAGCGCGCAGCGGGCATCCAGCAACCATGACGCGCGCCGATTGTTGATGTGTTGGCGATGTGCGAGCTCATGCCCGATCACGGCTGCCAGCTGTCCCACGGTCAGGGACCGCAGCAGAGGCAGGCCCAGCAGCAGAACGTAACTGCGTGCGCCGGACACCTTCGCCCGCCCCATTGCCGCTTCCGGATCCGGCGTGATCCTCACCAGCAGGTGCTCCCGGAAGCCGACCTGCTCGGCCACCGCCCTGACCACAGCGGCCAGTTCCGGCTCCTCACCGGGCTGCACAGCCCTGCCCGGCAACGCCTCCCGGTCACCGTAGCGCCGCAGGACGCCCATCATCACCCACATCAGCGGCGGCAGGATCGCCTGTGGCAGATGCCAGACAAACGCCACGGCGAGAAACGCCAGGGCAAGGCAGACCAGAGGCAGCCAGGCGACCGCGAACATCGCCATGATGAGCAGCCACTCACGCACCGCGGAAGGCCTGTCCGAACCGTGGACTATCAGGGTGTCCACCACTTTCCTGTCTCTCCGCAAGGGGCGGCTGGATCTTCGCAGCTGACCGGGCCTGTCGCCCTTGGGCCATGACACGGATACGACAGCCCGACGCCGCGCACACATTGCTCTCACGTACTTGTTGGCTGACGCATGTCGCTGGCTTGTGTCAGCGGGGCGGATCGGGTGGTCGCGCGTGACGGCCGGCCCGTCGCGATTCAAGCCGTCGCATCAAGCCGCAGACGGCCCCGCTGAGTACCGCCCACAACACGACGACTCCCCATGGGCCGGTCCAGGTGCCGAACACACCTGCCGGGATGGCGCACAGCGCGGAGCCCAGCGCCTGCTTGCCGCGCAGGACCAAGAACCCCGGAAGGCCCTGGGCGGCGTACGTAGGGGCCCGGGCGAGCACGATGCCCCCGGCGAGGGCGGCGAAGAGTCCGCCGGAAAGCAGGGCCACGGCCACGGAGGCCGCGATCAGCGGTTCGCCCTCGGGGGTGTCGGCGGACCGCTGGGTCAGGTCGTCCTTGCTCACCGCGGTCGCGTAGTCACGCCACACGGTCACCGTCACCATGTCTCCGGCCTTCAGGCGTTCGAGCAGCGGTTCGCTGCTGCCCATGTCGAGTTCGTCCGGTACTGGGCGGGGGCCGGCGAGCTTGAGCGTGTGCTCGGAGTCCTTGGCCCGGTCCCGGATCACCGTGCCGCGCACGGTGGCCTGTACTTCCCGCAGGCAGTCGGCGACGACCGTCCCGGAGCAGGGGCGGGCGGTGTGAAAGGCCTGCTCGTCGTCCATCAGGTCGGGCACGGTGGCCAGGCCGATACCGGCGGCGAGCACCATGGTGATGCCCAGCAGCGCGGCACCGGCTCCCCAGGCGCGGTGGCAGAGGGCACGTCGGCGCAGACTGCGTGGTGTGCGGGTGAGGACGTGGCGGTCGTGTACCACGTCAGGTACTCCGCAGCCGGGAGCAGACGGTGAAGACGACCAGGGCCACGAGCAGTCCCGCCTCGGTGGCGAGGGTATCGGCGGGCAACCGGTCCAGCGACGGCCGCAGGGCGTCGGCGACGAGGAACGCCACGGCAGTTCCGGCCAGCGCCGCGACGGCGCCCGGTCCCCAGAGGCCGTGACGCAGCCAGAACCAGCGGGCCAGGACCATCACCACCGGTGCGGACACCGGCAGCTGATCCTCGCCCAGCAGGGCCAGGACGGCGTAGGCCAGTCCGCACAGGACAGAGCACCCGATCGCTCTCCATGCCGTATCGCTCCATGCAACCGGAGCAGGGCGTACTTCATTCACCGCCTGTGCCTTTCGTGCTGAGTGCCATGGTCATTGAGTCACAGCCCTTTCTGTGGGGGTTATGCCACTCAGCGGCATGATCTGGGGCGGCCCGACTGCCGGACTACGGCAGGCAAGACTTCTTCCTGGCTGGACAATGCCCGGATGCGCGGAGGCGGCCGTGAAGGCCTTCAAGAAGACCGCTGCCAGGACTGGGCACTGATGTCGCTGCGGTCTGCCTCAGCGGCAGCGAGGCCACGGCCATCCAGGACGCCTCCCGGCGGAGCCCACGTCAGCATGCCCATGAACGTCCCGGTCACTGGGAGAACCCTGTTGCCGAAGCTCTAGGGTGACACGGTGAGGGGCGAGCTGCGGGAACGATGGAGCGGACAGCCGTTATGGGCGAAATGGGTTCTCGCGGCGTACATGATCGGATTCCTGGAAGGATCCTGCGTCCACATTCTCGATCTGGCCAGTGACGGCATCCATGTCTACGCGTCGTTGCCTCAGGTTCCTGTGCAGGTGTTCTTCGTCAGCTTGGCGGTTCTCGATCCGCTGGTGGCCGTTCTGGTGGGGCTCGTGCGGCGCGAAGGGGTCTGGCTGGCAAGCGCCGTGATGGTGATGGACGTCTTCGCGAACGGGTGGGGCAACCGGCACTGGCTACAGGACGATCCTGCGAAGCTGGTGCACCTGTTGCCCATCACCCTGTTCGGACTGTTCGTCGTCGCGTGCTCGTTCCCCTTGCAACGCACGGTTACCAGGTAGGCGGCCAGGCCTCCGGTGAACATGCCGTCTGGCTGATGACTCACGCGCCGGATGAGTCCCTGCGCCCATGGCCAGCGATCACCCTGATCACCCTGATCACCCGCCGAAGCTCCCGCAGGAGCGGCCAGCCGACATCCCATGAAGCCGACCGGGTCTTATCGTTTCAAGGCCAAGGCCGTCACCCTGGCCTCCGGCGCGGCGTCATTCACCTCCCCTGAGCCCACTCTCATCGCCCGACAAACCTGTCAGGCGATTCGCCTGTTCGTCGGCCAAGACCAGCAGGTCACCGCCGTTTGACGGTTCCGTCACGGTGTGTCCTAGCTCGGCCAGCAGGCCCGAAACAGCGGCCTGTACGAGCGTCCGCATACTGTTGCACGAGGCTCCGGGCCGGTCCTTCACCAACGAGGTGAACCCGTCCGAGGCCGTCCATCCCACCAGCACGCCGGTCGGCACCGTCGTCACTGCAAGCCCGGGCCTGCGGTCCTCTGCATCCTCGCCAACGAGGTGGAACCCCGCATCGATCAAGGCGTGTCGAACCTGCACGAGGAGATCGAACCGCGCAGATGGCACAGCAGCCGCCTGCCCCCAGATCTCAAGATCAAGCGTTCCACTTGGGGAGTAGGCACTTGAGAAGCCAGAATCCGCGTCGCGTCTGCGCACATCCTGGGGCGCGGCCGTCGGCCAGGCACGTGGGAAATGATCTACGTCAGCGCGGGAAACGATCTCCGAAAGCACCCTGATGGCCCCTGCCCCAGC contains these protein-coding regions:
- a CDS encoding TerD family protein; the protein is MSSGSKGLGKVEVRLKWDPSPFDQPPHHLDIIAATYSEDAPYGRPVYVVHFDSRSPDGTINMSRHSQTGQGFGYVEAMTLELDRLAPSFARVVVGVAIHQNTGSKAFGDLSNAGVLVVEGYTELLKDDFTQIAGSTAGTVAEFIKDASGTWEFREMVRGFDSEPVVFSAEMGSAPQL
- a CDS encoding M48 family metalloprotease codes for the protein MDTLIVHGSDRPSAVREWLLIMAMFAVAWLPLVCLALAFLAVAFVWHLPQAILPPLMWVMMGVLRRYGDREALPGRAVQPGEEPELAAVVRAVAEQVGFREHLLVRITPDPEAAMGRAKVSGARSYVLLLGLPLLRSLTVGQLAAVIGHELAHRQHINNRRASWLLDARCALAQRLEGQGRFRPLTPLARPLLRASQQRVWQAELAADADAARVAGSDNTTEALELLHASVATFDGIGERWLAELAEEHTYPEDFYDAFDAVLRDPFVRRRSAGVVAEQEALDPYHAAGHPPLGQRVAALPPAEGSRSWENEPLTLHAAAAIEQWCVRQLAGLDGPGGHGGTKDKVPRGTKRPPRRGHRYEPPEPVRLLDRDMGQLHVRLDGGDELALLTATRCETPVQALSAALEAVRDGRWPRLARRLEPALRWVPAAERPPAARDVLVAAMGTALVALLRGAGWDYASPWMSTVFTAQDGRVLDVHELLAVAVDSSDPEPVRALLETIGTQEVLL